One part of the Vicia villosa cultivar HV-30 ecotype Madison, WI linkage group LG6, Vvil1.0, whole genome shotgun sequence genome encodes these proteins:
- the LOC131611094 gene encoding pollen-specific protein-like At4g18596, which produces MDPIGFFLLLTSLLLSYPFVLIAQNPSNTTTISVVGVVYCDTCSTGTFSKHSYFLSGVEVHIECRFRASSPRSNEQINFSVNRTTDRNGAYKLDIPSVDGDNCESSMDGGNSEIVTLCEASLIGTSSSSYSCNVPFLKSTRNSEISKQDNNLCVYSLGSLSYKPPIINAPLCSN; this is translated from the exons ATGGATCCAATTGGTTTCTTCCTTCTTCTGACATCTCTGTTACTCAGTTACCCCTTTGTTCTCATTgctcaaaatccatcaaatacaACAACTATCAGTGTTGTAGGAGTTGTTTATTGTGATACTTGCTCAACTGGAACTTTCTCTAAACACAGTTACTTCTTGTCAG GTGTTGAGGTTCATATAGAGTGCAGATTTAGAGCGAGCTCGCCACGAAGCAACGAGCAGATAAACTTTTCGGTGAACCGAACAACAGATAGAAATGGAGCATACAAGTTAGATATACCATCAGTTGATGGAGATAACTGTGAAAGTTCTATGGATGGTGGTAATTCAGAGATTGTAACTCTATGTGAAGCAAGTTTGATAGGaacatcatcatcttcttatTCTTGCAATGTTCCTTTCTTAAAGAGCACAAGAAATAGTGAGATATCAAAACAGGATAATAACCTATGTGTATACAGCCTAGGAAGCCTAAGTTACAAGCCACCTATAATCAATGCTCCTTTATGCTCAAATTAA
- the LOC131608695 gene encoding signal peptide peptidase-like 2, translating to MASSSSSRVLLLLMLFLTASASDDVMRDDERAPKSESCNNPFQLVKVENWADGEKGLTHSGMTARFGSSLPEKAENSVRTSAVLSNPSDCCSPLTSKLFDSVALCIRGGCDFQVKATFAQSGGATGVLIINNEEDLAEMVCSNSTEANVTIPVVMITKSAGEALNASLVYGKRVEVLLYAPPRPLVDFSVAFLWLVAVGTLVCASLWSDLTTPKKSGERYNELFPKESRNAGAARGGYDKEVLKINSKAAAVFVIAASTFLVLLFFFMSAWFMWVLIVLFCISGVQGMHTCITSLTLRKWQNCGQKTVNVPLFGEISVFSLLVFLFCVAFAVFWAATRHESYSWIGQDILGICLMITVLQLAQLPNIKVATVLLSSAFAYDIFWVFISPLIFHESVMIAVARGDKAGGEAIPMLLKFPRLFDPWGGYDMIGFGDIIFPGLLVCFSQRFDKDNKKGALNGYFLWMIVGYGIGLVFTYLGLYLMDGNGQPALLYLVPCTLGVIIVLGLIRGELKSLWDYGTDSSLSTEPSYSEV from the exons ATGGCGTCATCTTCTTCTTCCCGCGTCCTGTTATTGCTCATGCTGTTTCTCACTGCATCTGCCTCCGATGATGTGATGCGCGATGATGAAAGAGCTCCTAAGTCCGAATCCTGCAATAACCCCTTCCAATTG GTTAAGGTGGAAAACTGGGCAGATGGTGAGAAAGGACTTACTCATAGTGGTATGACTGCGAGATTTGGTTCTTCGTTGCCGGAAAAGGCGGAAAATAGTGTTAGGACTTCGGCTGTTTTATCTAATCCTAGTGATTGTTGTTCTCCTTTAACTTCAAAg TTGTTTGACTCGGTTGCTCTGTGTATTCGTGGTGGTTGTGATTTTCAAGTTAAAGCTACATTTGCACAGTCTGGAGGTGCTACTGGTGTTTTGATTATTAATAATGAAGAGG ATCTTGCTGAGATGGTTTGCTCCAACAGCACTGAGGCGAATGTTACAATTCCTGTTGTGATGATAACAAAATCAGCAGGAGAAGCTCTCAATGCATCTTTAGTATATGGAAAGAGAG TGGAAGTTTTGTTATATGCACCTCCTCGACCACTTGTAGACTTCTCAGTTGCATTTTTGTGGTTGGTGGCTGTTGGAACACTTGTATGTGCTTCACTATGGTCAGATCTAACTACTCCTAAGAAGTCCGGTGAACGCTATAATGAATTGTTTCCCAAG GAATCTCGAAATGCTGGAGCAGCAAGAGGTGGTTATGATAAGGAAGTTCTTAAGATTAATTCAAAGGCTGCTGCGGTATTTGTCATAGCAGCATCTACCTTTCTTGTTCTGTTGTTCTTCTTCATGTCAGCATGGTTTATGTGGGTGCTCATTGTACTTTTCTGCATTTCTGGTGTTCAG gGGATGCACACTTGTATTACAAGCCTCACTTTAAG GAAATGGCAAAATTGTGGTCAGAAAACTGTGAATGTACCTCTATTTGGAGAGATTTCTGTTTTCTCGCTGTTAGTGTTTTTATTCTGTGTGGCATTCGCTGTCTTCTGGGCTGCTACTCGACATGAATCTTATTCGTGGATTGGCCAAGACATTCTT GGAATCTGTTTGATGATAACAGTCTTGCAGTTGGCTCAATTACCCAATATTAAG GTTGCGACTGTACTCCTATCTTCTGCCTTTGCCTACGACATCTTTTGGGTGTTCATATCTCCGCTGATATTCCATGAAAGTGTCATGATTGCA GTTGCTCGAGGTGACAAGGCTGGTGGTGAAGCAATTCCTATGCTTTTGAAATTTCCTCGTCTTTTTGATCCATGGGGTGGTTACGACATGATTGGATTTGGAGATATTATCTTTCCTGGTTTGCTTGTTTGCTTTTCTCAGAG ATTTGACAAAGATAATAAAAAGGGAGCATTAAATGGATATTTTCTTTGGATGATAGTTGGCTATGGCATTG GCCTCGTTTTCACATATTTGGGGCTATATCTGATGGACGGAAATGGACAACCTGCACTCCTCTACCTTGTTCCATGCACTCTAG GCGTCATTATCGTACTTGGACTTATACGAGGTGAGCTGAAGAGCCTTTGGGATTACGGCACAGACTCGTCCTTGTCCACCGAGCCTTCATATTCCGAAGTTTAA